The segment GCGGGACGCCCGGCTCGTCGTCGTCGAAGTACCACGCGCAGTAGGCCAGCACGAGCGCGCCGATGCCGAGCACGATCAGCGACATAACCCACTGGAGGGTGCCCATGGCGAGGGCCAGGTCCATGCCGATGCTGCCGACCCACGGGTGGACCTCGACGAGCGTCTCGCCGTCGTCGACTGCGGCGCCCTGTGCGGCGACCCACGCCGTACCGGCCAGTGGCACCAGCGCGATGGCCAGGAAGGCGCGTCTGCCGGCACGGAGCAACAGCCACGGAGACACGACCGCCGCCGCCAGCAGAGCGGCGATCAGCAACAGCACAGGCGGTGGTCCTCGTCATCGGTGGAGTTTTCTCAACCGTACAGGCGCAGAACGGCTCATCCGGCCGCTCGAAGGGGCGCAGCGGAAAGATGGGGGACGGACCCCATGCCGGGGGGATCACACCGTTGTGGTTCCCCGATCCGCACTATCTGACATAATGTCAGTTATCGGCGAACCCGGTGGAGTCCATCCAGCAGGCAGTGCCGGCGTGTCTACTCGTGGTCCTCGACCGAAACCTCGCCGGGCCCGGTGATCGTCCAGATCTCGCCGTCGCACCAGCCAGCGTCGATCTGGACATACTCTTCGCCGTCGCCGTCGCCGTCCAGAACGTCGAGCGCGGCACGACTGCAACCTTGAAACCCGTGGTTCCACTCGCCACCGTCCGGTCGCAACTCATCCCCTCGGATGGTCAAGGGTTCGCTGGTCTGGTTGACCACGATGACGCTTCGTCCCAGGCCGGCGTCGCACCCAGCGAGCAGCAATGCGCAACCGAGCGCTCACCAAAGCCATCGTCACCAGCGCGGAGCCGGCTGTCGTTCCCCGATCGCCTGGCTCCGTTGTGAGCGACAACCTAGGCGAACTTGCCGTACTTCTTGTGCATGGCCTGCCTGGAGACGCCGAGCATCGTCCCGATCTCGGCCCAGGAGAATCCGTGGATCCGAGCCCGTCGTACGGCCACGGCCTCGGCTGCGGCCAGCTCGTGCTTGGCGCGGGCGATGCGCATCAGCTCTTCCAGGGGGTTTTCCTCCCCCGGGTCCTCGGCGTCGATTGCAGTCCTCATGCGTCAACTGTCGTTGACATAACGCAGGTTGTCAACCTTCGTTGACGATCTGCCGACCAACGCGGAGGCTCCGAGTCACGTCGTGACCTCACGCCTCCGCGATCTTCCGACCGGCGCGCGGTTGCTCCTTCGTCAGGTGGAGCAGCCACTGCGAGCCACCGGTATGGATCAGCGCGAGGCGTCGGGAGCCCTCACGACCGTGCAGGGTGAGGACGAGTCGCCGTTCGTCGCGCGAGTGCTCCTCCCAGGTCCCGGTGTCGGCGACGGACTTGTGCTCGTCCTCGTAGTCGACGTGGTCCAGGTCGTGGTCGTCCACCGCGATGGCCAATCGGTCGTGGCGACCGTCCTCCGGCAGCCCCTTGGGCACCGCCCAGCTGCGCAGCACCCCGTCCTCCTCGAGCCGCAGGTCGAAGTGCGGGCTCGGCCGTCGGTGGTCGTGCAGGACGAACCTGGGCAGCTCCGGCACGGAAGGATCCCGCCTCACCCGAGGCGTCGGAGCTGGTACGTCCCGACGGTCGTCGCCACGACCTCGCCTGCGGCGTCGGTGAGCGTCGCCTCGAGCTCGAACTCGCCCCGGCCCGTCGCCAGCGCGTCGGCACGCACCCGCGCGACCTCGTCCTCCGACAGCGACGCCGAGGCGCGTACGACGCCCAGCGCGGGCCGGCGGAACCTGATCGCGGACTCCTTGACGAGCGGCACGAACCCGGCGAGCTCGCCCTCCAGGTCGAAGGTGGTCAGGCTCAGCAGCCCACCCAGCATCTCGGCAACGCTGAACAAGGAACCGGCGTAGGTGACACCGAAGTGGTTGACGTTGGGCTCCGGCGGCAGCTCGGCCGCGGCGAAACCCGGTCGGACCTCGATGACGCGGATCCCCATGGCCTCCAGGATCGGGACCGACCCAACGGCCTGGACTGCCTCCACTCTCAACGTATAGGCCATCAGGGGGCTTGCCGCAAGGCCCCGGTCAGGCTTCACACTGCACGGCGTGACGCAGCAGGACACCCACCTCGACACCATGCCCTTCGCCCTCCCCCGCGCCCTCGCGGCCAAGTCCGACCCGTCCCTGATCGACCGCGACAGGGAGCACTTCACCCGGATCGCCACCGGGCTCGAGCGAGCGATCACCGACCTCGAGGAGCGCCTGGCGGAGGTGCGGCGGACCGCGGTGCGCCACGGCACGGCCGCCCTCGAGCGCGACCAGGAGGTGCACCGGCTGGCCACGAGGCTGCGAGCCCTGCGGCGCTACGACCTCGACCTCTGCCTCGGCCGCATCGTCCACTTCACCCCCGAGAACGGCGACGAGCAGGACGGCGGGACGACGTACATCGGACGGTTCGGACTCGCCGACTCCGACGGCCGCCGGCTGCTCGTCGACTGGCGCTCGCCTGCCGCCGAGCCGTTCTTCGCCGCCACCCACGCGCACCCGCAGGGCCTGGTGAGCCGGCGTCGCTACCGCTGGGTCGGCGGGCGGATCGTCGACTACTGGGACGAGGCCTTCACCGAGGAGGGGCTGACCCACACCGCGGCACTCGACGACCAGTCGGCCTTCATCGCCACCCTCGGCGGGAGCCGTACGCCCCGGATGCGCGACGTGCTGGGAACCATCCAGGCCGACCAGGACGCCATCGTCCGGGCCGGGTCGCGTGGAGCACTCGTCGTCGACGGTGGTCCCGGCACCGGCAAGACGGTCGTTGCGCTCCACCGCACGGCCTACCTCCTCTACGCCGATCCGAGGCTGGGGCACCGGCGCGGGGGCGTGCTCTTCGTGGGCCCGCACGCGCCCTACCTCGCGTACGTCGGCGACGTGCTGCCGAGCCTCGGGGAGGAAGGCGTGCAGACGTGCACCGTCCGCGACCTGGTCCCCGAGGCGGCCCGTGGGCCCGAGGGCGATGCGCAGGTCGCCGGGCTCAAGGCCGACCTGCGGATGGTCGAGGCGATCGAGCCGGCCGTGGCGCTCTACGAGGAGCCGCCCACCGAGCCGTACCTCGTCGAGACGGCGTGGGGCGACGTCCGGATCACTGCGTCCGAGTGGGCCGAGGCCTTCGACTCCCCCGACCCGGGCACGCCCCACAACCTCGCCCGCGACGACGTCTGGGACGAGGTCCTCACGATCCTCGTCGACAAGGCCGCGGACGTCGTCGAGGACCTCTCCCCCGACGAGCTCCGACGCGTGCTCGACGGCCACGTCGGTCTGCGGGACACCTTCGACCGGGCCTGGCCGCTGATCGAGCACACCGACCTGGTGGGCGACCTCTGGACGGTGCCGGCCTACCTGCGCCGCTGCGCTCCCTGGCTCGACCCCGACGAGGTCCGGGCCCTGCGTCGCGACGACCCCGAGGCGTGGACGTACGCCGACCTGCCGCTGCTCGACGCCGCCCGGCTGCGGCTCGGTGACCCCGAGTCGTCGCGACGACGACGGCGTACACAGGCCGCCGAGGCGCGCGAACGCGCCCGGATGGGCGAGGTGATCGACGACCTGCGCACCACGGCACGCGAGACGGGCGCCGACGAGTTCGGCGACGGCCTGGTGTCGATGCTCGTCCACGACGACCTGCAGACGGCCCTGGTCGACGACGCGGCGCTCCCGACGTCCGACGTCGACCTCCTGACCGGGCCGTTCGCCCACGTGGTCGTCGACGAGGCGCAGGAGCTCAGCGATGCCGAGTGGGCGATGCTGCTGCGTCGTTGCCCGTCGCGCAGCCTCACTGTCGTCGGCGACCGCGCGCAGGCCCGCCACGGCTTCGCCGAGTCGTGGACGGAGCGGCTGGCACGCGTCGGCCTCACGGACGTCGCTGTCGCGCCGCTGACCGTCAACTACCGCACGCCGGCCGAGGTGATGGCCGAGGCCGAGCCGGTGATCCGCGCGGCGCTCCCCGAGGCCAACGTGCCCACGTCCGTCCGCGAGAGCGGGATCCCCGTGCTCCACGCGCCTGTCGCCGAGCGCGACGCGATCATCGAGGGCTGGCTGGCCGAGCACGCCGACGGGACAGCGGTGGTCGTCGGCGACCCCACCTGGGTCGACACGGCGCGCGTCCGCTCCCTCGCACCCGAGCTGGTCAAGGGACTCGAGTTCGACCTCGTGGTGCTCGTAGACCCCGAGGGCTTCGGGGACGGCGTGTCCGGCGCGGTCGACCGCTACGTCGCGATGACCCGCGCCACGCAACGGCTGGTGGTGCTCACGACGTGAGGTCGGGACGCCTGAACGCGCTGGCGTACGACGTCGTGCCGACCGCGATCGAGTACTCCTCGTAGTAGTCGGCGACGCCGTGCCGCATCGCCTCGCGGTGCCTCGGGTGGTCGCGCCAGCCGCGATGGCTCTCCTCGTCGGCGAACGTCACGATCGTCGCTCGCTCGCCGTCCTCGGACACGAACAGCTTCGTCTCCACGAAGCCCGGCATCGACCGGGCCAGCGCGGTGATGACCTGCAGCTCCTCGACGTAGGCGTCACGGGCGGCGTCGCGGAGGCGGTTGCGGAAGACGGTCACGACCTGGCCCTCGTGCGGGCGGGCACGGTCGTGGTGGGCCTCCTGCTGCGTCACCGGGCGAGTGTGGCACGCAGGGCCGTGATGTCGGCGGTGCCGACGCGGCAGCACCCGCCGACGAGTCGCGCCCCGGCCGCCACCCAGGCCGCGACGTCGGCCGGGTCGAACGCCGAGCGGCCCTCCCACGACCGGGTCGCGGCGTTCCAGCCCTGCCCGGAGTTGGGGTAGACGACCGCGGGGCCGTGCGCGCCCGCGAAGGGAACGGCGGCACCGGCGTCTGCGGGCGAGGAGCAGTTGACCCCAACGGCGACGACCTCGGTGACGCCGGCCGCCATCGCGAAGGCCTCACCGATGGGCTCGCCGGCCCGGGTGAGCCCGTCGGCGGTGGACAGCGACAGCCAGGCGGGCACGCCGCTGCCGTCGAGCTCGGCGAGCACGGCCTCGACCTCGGCGAGGCAGGGGATGGTCTCGATCGCGAGCAGGTCGGCGTGATCCCCCACGGTCGAGGCGAGCACGTCGAGCCGGGGTCGGTGGAAGGCGCGCAGCCCGGCCACGTCGAGGTCGTAGTCACCGCGGTACTCCGAGCCGTCGGCCAGCACCGCGCCGTACGGGCCGACCGAGGCCGCGACCCACCCGTCGGGTGCCACGGCGTCACGCGCGGCGGCGGCCAGCTCGACGCTCCGGCGCAGCAGGCGCTCGACCTCGTCGCGGTCCGCCCCCTCGGCGCCGAAGCCCTCGAACGACACCTGGTACGACGCCGTGGTCGCCACTTCTGCGCCCGCCCTGAAGAACTCGCGATGGGCCCGCTCGATGGCCGCCGGGTCGTCGCGCAGCAACCGCGCCGACCACAGGTCGCTCGACAGGTCGTGGCCGTGCTCCTCGAGCAGCGTGGCCAGGCCGCCGTCGAGGACGACGGGGCGCTCGGCGATGGCGGTCCGGAGGTCCGTGCGGGTCATGCCCAGAGTCTGGCACCCGAGGGGTGTGACGACCCGCGGGTCTCGTCGGCGACCATCACCACGTGCCAGAGGGACACACCATCCACCGACTCGCCCGCCGCCATGCCCGGCTGCTGGGCGGGCAGCACGTGTCCGCAGACAGTCCGCAGGGCCGCTTCGAGGACGGGGCGAGCCTGCTCGACGGTCGCGTGCTCGGCGCCACCGACGCGTGGGGCAAGCACCTCTTCCACCGCTACGACGACCTGTGGCTGCATGTGCACCTCGGCCTCTACGGGAAGTTCCGCGACGGCACCCTCCCGGCGCCGGCCGCGCGGGGCGCCCTGCGGCTCCGGCTCGTGGGCGGCGGCCACTGGCTGGAGCTGCGTGGACCGACCGCCTGCGAGGTGCTCACCGACGCGGAGCGCAAGCTCGTCCTGGCCAGGCTCGGTCCCGACCCGCTCCGGCGGCGACCGGACGCCGAGGCGTTCGTCGCCCGGGTGCTGCGCAGCCGCGCCCCGGTCGCCACCCTCCTGATGGACCAGTCGGTCGTGGCGGGGGTCGGCAACGTCTACCGCGCCGAGGTGTTGTTCCGCCAGCGGCTCGACCCGCTGCGTCCGGGGCGCCACCACGACGCGGCCGTGCTGCACGCCCTGTGGGACGACCTCGTGGTCCTGCTTCGCGCCGGCGTCCGGGCGGGGCGCATCGTCACGACGATGCCCGACGACCGCGAACGTCCGTCGGGCCGCCCGCGCCGCGTCGACGCCCACTACGTCTACGGCCGTGCCGAGCTGCCCTGCCGGATCTGCGGAATGCCCGTCCAGGACACGCAGATCGCCGCCCGGCGGCTGTTCTGGTGCCCCGTCTGCCAGGCATAGCGGATCAGCCCGACCAGCAGGGGCAGCGTCAGGCGCCGATGTAGGCCGCGAGGTGCTTGCCGGTCAGCGTCGGCTTCTTCGCCGCCACCATGTCGGCCGGCGGACCCTCGAAGACGACGGTGCCGCCGTCGTGGCCGGCTCCGGGACCGAGGTCGATGATCCAGTCGGCGTGGGCCATCACAGCCTGGTGGTGCTCGATGACGATGACGGACTTGCCGGCGTCGACGAGGCGGTCGAGCAGGCCGAGCAGGTTCTGCACATCAGCCAGGTGCAGGCCGGTGGTGGGCTCGTCGAGGATGTAGACGTCGCCCTTGTCCCCCATCTGCGTGGCGAGCTTGAGGCGCTGGCGCTCCCCCCCGGACAGCGTGGTCAGTGGCTGGCCGAGCGCGAGGTAGCCCAGGCCGACGTCGACCAGCCGGTCGAGGATCTTCACCGCGGCGGGGATCTTCGCCTCGCCGTCGCTGAAGAGGGCCAGGGCGTCGAGGACCGACATCTCGTGCACCTCGGCGATGTCCTTGCCGCCGAGGGTGTGCTCGAGCACCTCGGCCTTGAACCGGCGGCCCTCGCACTCCTCGCACGGCGACTCGACCGTGGCCATCGGGCCGAGCTCGGTGAAGATCACGCCCGCGCCGTTGCAGGTCGGGCACGCGCCCTCGGAGTTGGAGCTGAAGAGCGCGGGCTTGACGCCGTTGGCCTTGGCGAAGGCCTTGCGGATCGGCTCGAGCAGACCGGTGTACGTCGCCGGGTTGCTGCGGCGTGACCCCTTGATCGCGCCCTGGTCGATGACGATGACCTCGTCGCGGCCGGCGAGCGAGCCGTGGATCAGCGAGCTCTTGCCCGACCCCGCGACGCCGGTGACCACGGTCAGCAGGCCGAGCGGGACGTCGACGTCCACGTCGCGCAGGTTGTGCGTGCTGGCCCCGCGCACCTCCATCGCCCCGGACGGCTCGCGCACCGACTCCTTGAGCCTCGCGCGGTCGTCGAGGTGCTTGCCGGTGATGGTGTCGCTCCTGCGGAGGCCGTCGACGTCGCCCTCGAAGCAGATGCTCCCGCCCGCTGCTCCGGCCGCGGGGCCGATGTCGACCACGTGGTCGGCGATGCCGATGGTCTCCGGCTTGTGCTCCACGACGAGCACGGTGTTGCCCTTGTCGCGCAGCTGCAGGAGCAGGTTGTTCATCCGCTCGATGTCGTGCGGGTGCAGCCCGATCGTCGGCTCGTCGAAGACGTAGGTGACGTCGGTGAGCGACGACCCGAGGTGGCGGATCATCTTGGTGCGCTGCGCCTCGCCGCCCGACAGGGTGCCGGCCGACCGGTCGAGCGAGAGGTAGCCCAGACCGATCTCGGAGAACGAGTCCAGGAGGTGCTGCAGCCCCTTCAGCAGCGGGGCGACCGACGGCTCGTCGAGGTCGCGCACCCAGTCGGCGAGGTCGCTGATCTGCATCTCGCACAGGTCGGCGATCGACTTGTCGTTGATCTTCGACTTCCGCGCCTCCGGCGTCAGGCGGGTGCCCTCGCAGTCCGGGCAGGTCTGGAAGGTGACCGCCCGCTCCACGAAGCGCCGGATGTGCGGCTGCATCGCCTCGGGGTCCTTGGAGAGCATGGACTTCTGGATCTGCGGGATCATGCCGGTGAAGGTGAGGTTGACGCCCTCGACCTTGAGCTTGGTCGGCTCCGACCACAGCATCGTCTCGAGCTGCTTCTTCGTGAACGACTTGATCGGCTTGTCCATCGGCAGGCCCATGCCCTCGAACAGCCGGCCGTACCACCCGTCCATCGAGTAGCCGGGCACCGTCAGCGCACCTTCGGAGAGCGACTTCTCCTCGTCGTAGAGCGCCGTGCGGTCGATGTCGTTCACCTTGCCCATGCCCTCGCAGCGCGGGCACATGCCGCCGAGGTAGACCTCCTGCTTGGCGATCCGGCGCTCGGTGCGCCCGCCCTTCTCGGTGGTCATCATCCCGCTCGCCTTGCGGGTCGGGACGTTGAAGGAGTACGCCGTCGGCGGGCCGACGTAGGGGTCGCCGAGCCTGCTGAAGAGGATCCGCAGCATCGCGTTGGCGTCGGTGGCGGTGCCGACCGTGGAGCGCGGGTTGGCGCCCATCCGCTCCTGGTCGACGATGATCGCCGTGGTGAGGCCCTCGAGGTGGTCGACGTCGGGACGCGCGAGGGTGGGCATGAAGCCCTGCACGAACGCGCTGTAGGTCTCGTTGATCATCCGCTGCGACTCCGCCGCGATGGTGGCGAAGACCAGCGAGCTCTTGCCCGAGCCGGACACCCCGGTGAAGACGGTCAGGCGGCGCTTGGGCAGCTCGACGCTGACGTTCTTGAGGTTGTTCTCGCGTGCCCCCTCGACACGGATGAGTGCGTGGTCGTCGGCCGGGTGTGTGGTGGTCATGGTGCGCGTCTCCCCTGTCGTGTGGCCTGTCGTGTGGCGGGCCGGCCGAGCCGCACCCGCGCCCCTCCCGTGGCGGGGGCAATCCTGCCAGTACGACGCCTCGCGCGCCGATGGTGTGACCGGCACCCGCCCCTCGGGTGGGGTGCAAGGTTTGTCCAACGTGTCAGTGTCGAGACATGAGCACCCACGACCGGACCCTGACCGTTGCCGAGATCATGGAGGAGACCGACATCGCCGTGCTGACGTACGTGTCGCTCGACGGACACCTCGTCTCCACGCCGATGGGCACGCAGGACTTCGAGGACCCGGCCACCACGTGGTTCCTCACCGAGCGCAGCAGTGACAAGGTGCGGGCGATCGAGGCCGACCCGCGGGTCAACGTGTCCTACTCCAGCAAGGCCGGCTGGGTCTCGCTGACCGGCACCGCCCACGTCAGTGACGACCGCGCCAAGCTCCGCGACCTCTGGGACGCCTCGGCCGGCGCCTTCATGTCCGGCGGTCCCGACGACCCCGACAACGTGCTGCTGCGCATCGACGGTGCGACGGCGGAGTACTGGGAGTCCCCCGGCAAGGTCGCGATCGCCGTGCAGATGGCCAAGGGGCTCCTCAGCGACGACAAGCCCGACCTCGGCGACAACGACACCGTGCAGCTCTGAGCGGGGCGCCTCGTGCTCGTCGACGCCCACGGTCCCGCCACCGCCGACGAGTCGTGGCGGCGCTTCACCACGCCTGCGACCTGGCCGTCGTGGGCACCTCTGATCCGTGAGGTCGAGGCGTCCGACGACGTGCTGGCCGTCGGTACCACCGGTCGGGTGCACGGCCCGGGCGGTGTGGCCATCGACTTCGAGGTCACTCGCGTCGACCCGGCCCTGCGGTCGTGGACGTGGCGGGCCGGGCGCGGGCCCGCCGCGGTGTCGATGGACCACCACGTCGTCCCGGCACCCGGTGGCGGCAGCCGGGCGATGCTCCGCGTGCCCGCGCCCGCCGCTGCCGTGCTCCAGCCGTACCGGCTGCCCGCCGGCGCGGCGCTGCGCGGGCTCGTGCGCGAGCCCGGTGGCGAGGGTGCGCCCGAGGCCGTCGAGTCGTTCGACTTCGCCTTCGCACCCAACTACGTCGGCCCCGCGCGCGCCTTCGGCGTCACCCCGGCCACGACCACGGTGGAGGTCGGCCCCGCGTGGCTCTTCATCCGCTACGGCCCGTGGCGCCTGGTGACACCGCGGACCAACCTTGCCTCGGCCGAGCTCACCGGCGGCTTCGCGTGGCACCGCACCGCGGGTCCGCCGCACCTGTCGCTCAGCGACCGCGGCGTCTCGTTCACGACGAACGGCGACCGTGCCCTCTGCCTGACCTTCCACGAGCCCGTCCCCGCGATCGACCCCACCGGCACCATCACCCACCCGGGCGCCACGATCGCCGTGGCCGACCCGCGCAGGCTCGCGTCCGCGCTCGGCTTCTCACTCGACGAGTAGCGGGTGCCGAAGGCCCATCCGGGCTAGGGTCGCAGAGCATGGACATGCTGCGGGGCGCAAAGATCGCCGAGGCCGGACTGACCGAGTGGCGCAAGCTGGCGCAGGGACTGCACGCGCGCTACCTGACGGCCGACTTCGCCACGGGAGTGCGCTTCGTCGCTGCAGTGGGCGAGGCAGGCGACGAGGTCGGGCACCACCCGCGCGTGACGATCGGCCAGGGGCACGTCGACCTCGAGCTGGTCACCGCCGACGCGATCTACCGCGACGACGAGGGCACCGAGCACGTCGTCGAGTGGGTGACCCAGCAGGACGTCGACCTCGCCCGCCGGGTCACCGAGATCGCTGCGGAGCACCGGCTGGACGCCGACCCGGCGTCGGTCAGCGAGATCGAGCTCGGCCTCGACGCGGCCGGCTCGGCCACCGTCGCCCCCGTGTGGGCAGCCCTCCTGACGGGCGACGCCGCGTCCCAGGGCCGGGGATCGCCCGGCGACGAGGTGCGCGACGCGACGGGTCGTGTGCCGAACCTGTGGTTCGACGACCTTGCCGCCGACGCTGTCCCGGGTCAGCGGTTCCACGTCGAGGTCTACGTGGCGCCCGAGGTCGCCGCTCAGCGGGTCGCCGCCGCCGTCGCCGCGGGCGGGACCGTCGTCGACGACAGCAACGCCCCCGGGCTCACCGTGGTCGCCGACCAGGAGGGCAACCGGGGGGTCATATGCGCCGACACGTCCGCCGAGACCGAGGACCGAACGGGGTCGGCGTCCTAGGGTCCCGGTATGGGAATCGTGCACAGGGCCACGTTGTCGCCGTCCAAGCAGGAGCTCGTCGAGGCGTGGCTGCCGAGCCGTCCGTGGGCAGAGGGCCGCACGATCGCCGGGAAGGTCGCGGAGTACCGGTTCGACGACCCCGACGGCGAGGTGGGTGTCGAGACGATTCTCTGGCACACCGAGGACGGGTCCGTGCTGCAGACCCCGCTGACCTATCGCGCCGCCCCGCTCGCCGGCGCCGAGTCGCACCTCATCGCCACCACTGCCCACTCCGTCCTCGGCGAGCGGTGGGTCTACGACGGGTGCGGCGACCCCGTGTGGGCACGGACCCTGGCTGCCGCGATCCTCACCGGTGCGCGGCAGTCGCAGATGTTCTTCGAGGAGGACGGCCGCAGGATCGACATCCCGGCGCGCATGGAGGTGCGCGGCAGCGGCCGGGGCGATGCCGCCGACGTGCCCGAGATCGACCGCGTGGACTCCGTGACCGACGACGGCGCCGTCACGACCGTGCTCGCGGGCGCGGTCGACCTCGCAGTCGCCCGCATCGTGGGTACGCCGCTGGGCGAGGGCCGACACCTCGACGGGACGGTCGGCGAGTCCGAGGAGCGGATCGTCCTCGCCGTCCTGCGCCGAGGCTGAGCGCCGCTCAGGGGCGCGCGACCTCGAGCCCCAGCCACTCCCCCAGCGCGTCGAGCTCGGCGTGCACCCGCCGGCGCCGCGCC is part of the Nocardioides cavernae genome and harbors:
- a CDS encoding DNA polymerase ligase N-terminal domain-containing protein, giving the protein MPELPRFVLHDHRRPSPHFDLRLEEDGVLRSWAVPKGLPEDGRHDRLAIAVDDHDLDHVDYEDEHKSVADTGTWEEHSRDERRLVLTLHGREGSRRLALIHTGGSQWLLHLTKEQPRAGRKIAEA
- the mmuM gene encoding homocysteine S-methyltransferase, which gives rise to MTRTDLRTAIAERPVVLDGGLATLLEEHGHDLSSDLWSARLLRDDPAAIERAHREFFRAGAEVATTASYQVSFEGFGAEGADRDEVERLLRRSVELAAAARDAVAPDGWVAASVGPYGAVLADGSEYRGDYDLDVAGLRAFHRPRLDVLASTVGDHADLLAIETIPCLAEVEAVLAELDGSGVPAWLSLSTADGLTRAGEPIGEAFAMAAGVTEVVAVGVNCSSPADAGAAVPFAGAHGPAVVYPNSGQGWNAATRSWEGRSAFDPADVAAWVAAGARLVGGCCRVGTADITALRATLAR
- a CDS encoding CG0192-related protein, with the translated sequence MGIVHRATLSPSKQELVEAWLPSRPWAEGRTIAGKVAEYRFDDPDGEVGVETILWHTEDGSVLQTPLTYRAAPLAGAESHLIATTAHSVLGERWVYDGCGDPVWARTLAAAILTGARQSQMFFEEDGRRIDIPARMEVRGSGRGDAADVPEIDRVDSVTDDGAVTTVLAGAVDLAVARIVGTPLGEGRHLDGTVGESEERIVLAVLRRG
- a CDS encoding Fpg/Nei family DNA glycosylase; this translates as MPEGHTIHRLARRHARLLGGQHVSADSPQGRFEDGASLLDGRVLGATDAWGKHLFHRYDDLWLHVHLGLYGKFRDGTLPAPAARGALRLRLVGGGHWLELRGPTACEVLTDAERKLVLARLGPDPLRRRPDAEAFVARVLRSRAPVATLLMDQSVVAGVGNVYRAEVLFRQRLDPLRPGRHHDAAVLHALWDDLVVLLRAGVRAGRIVTTMPDDRERPSGRPRRVDAHYVYGRAELPCRICGMPVQDTQIAARRLFWCPVCQA
- a CDS encoding pyridoxamine 5'-phosphate oxidase family protein, with the protein product MSTHDRTLTVAEIMEETDIAVLTYVSLDGHLVSTPMGTQDFEDPATTWFLTERSSDKVRAIEADPRVNVSYSSKAGWVSLTGTAHVSDDRAKLRDLWDASAGAFMSGGPDDPDNVLLRIDGATAEYWESPGKVAIAVQMAKGLLSDDKPDLGDNDTVQL
- a CDS encoding ATP-binding cassette domain-containing protein, with protein sequence MTTTHPADDHALIRVEGARENNLKNVSVELPKRRLTVFTGVSGSGKSSLVFATIAAESQRMINETYSAFVQGFMPTLARPDVDHLEGLTTAIIVDQERMGANPRSTVGTATDANAMLRILFSRLGDPYVGPPTAYSFNVPTRKASGMMTTEKGGRTERRIAKQEVYLGGMCPRCEGMGKVNDIDRTALYDEEKSLSEGALTVPGYSMDGWYGRLFEGMGLPMDKPIKSFTKKQLETMLWSEPTKLKVEGVNLTFTGMIPQIQKSMLSKDPEAMQPHIRRFVERAVTFQTCPDCEGTRLTPEARKSKINDKSIADLCEMQISDLADWVRDLDEPSVAPLLKGLQHLLDSFSEIGLGYLSLDRSAGTLSGGEAQRTKMIRHLGSSLTDVTYVFDEPTIGLHPHDIERMNNLLLQLRDKGNTVLVVEHKPETIGIADHVVDIGPAAGAAGGSICFEGDVDGLRRSDTITGKHLDDRARLKESVREPSGAMEVRGASTHNLRDVDVDVPLGLLTVVTGVAGSGKSSLIHGSLAGRDEVIVIDQGAIKGSRRSNPATYTGLLEPIRKAFAKANGVKPALFSSNSEGACPTCNGAGVIFTELGPMATVESPCEECEGRRFKAEVLEHTLGGKDIAEVHEMSVLDALALFSDGEAKIPAAVKILDRLVDVGLGYLALGQPLTTLSGGERQRLKLATQMGDKGDVYILDEPTTGLHLADVQNLLGLLDRLVDAGKSVIVIEHHQAVMAHADWIIDLGPGAGHDGGTVVFEGPPADMVAAKKPTLTGKHLAAYIGA
- a CDS encoding antibiotic biosynthesis monooxygenase family protein → MTQQEAHHDRARPHEGQVVTVFRNRLRDAARDAYVEELQVITALARSMPGFVETKLFVSEDGERATIVTFADEESHRGWRDHPRHREAMRHGVADYYEEYSIAVGTTSYASAFRRPDLTS
- a CDS encoding PaaI family thioesterase yields the protein MVSRWVSCCVTPCSVKPDRGLAASPLMAYTLRVEAVQAVGSVPILEAMGIRVIEVRPGFAAAELPPEPNVNHFGVTYAGSLFSVAEMLGGLLSLTTFDLEGELAGFVPLVKESAIRFRRPALGVVRASASLSEDEVARVRADALATGRGEFELEATLTDAAGEVVATTVGTYQLRRLG
- a CDS encoding 4a-hydroxytetrahydrobiopterin dehydratase, which codes for MDMLRGAKIAEAGLTEWRKLAQGLHARYLTADFATGVRFVAAVGEAGDEVGHHPRVTIGQGHVDLELVTADAIYRDDEGTEHVVEWVTQQDVDLARRVTEIAAEHRLDADPASVSEIELGLDAAGSATVAPVWAALLTGDAASQGRGSPGDEVRDATGRVPNLWFDDLAADAVPGQRFHVEVYVAPEVAAQRVAAAVAAGGTVVDDSNAPGLTVVADQEGNRGVICADTSAETEDRTGSAS
- the helR gene encoding RNA polymerase recycling motor ATPase HelR — its product is MTQQDTHLDTMPFALPRALAAKSDPSLIDRDREHFTRIATGLERAITDLEERLAEVRRTAVRHGTAALERDQEVHRLATRLRALRRYDLDLCLGRIVHFTPENGDEQDGGTTYIGRFGLADSDGRRLLVDWRSPAAEPFFAATHAHPQGLVSRRRYRWVGGRIVDYWDEAFTEEGLTHTAALDDQSAFIATLGGSRTPRMRDVLGTIQADQDAIVRAGSRGALVVDGGPGTGKTVVALHRTAYLLYADPRLGHRRGGVLFVGPHAPYLAYVGDVLPSLGEEGVQTCTVRDLVPEAARGPEGDAQVAGLKADLRMVEAIEPAVALYEEPPTEPYLVETAWGDVRITASEWAEAFDSPDPGTPHNLARDDVWDEVLTILVDKAADVVEDLSPDELRRVLDGHVGLRDTFDRAWPLIEHTDLVGDLWTVPAYLRRCAPWLDPDEVRALRRDDPEAWTYADLPLLDAARLRLGDPESSRRRRRTQAAEARERARMGEVIDDLRTTARETGADEFGDGLVSMLVHDDLQTALVDDAALPTSDVDLLTGPFAHVVVDEAQELSDAEWAMLLRRCPSRSLTVVGDRAQARHGFAESWTERLARVGLTDVAVAPLTVNYRTPAEVMAEAEPVIRAALPEANVPTSVRESGIPVLHAPVAERDAIIEGWLAEHADGTAVVVGDPTWVDTARVRSLAPELVKGLEFDLVVLVDPEGFGDGVSGAVDRYVAMTRATQRLVVLTT
- a CDS encoding SRPBCC family protein: MLVDAHGPATADESWRRFTTPATWPSWAPLIREVEASDDVLAVGTTGRVHGPGGVAIDFEVTRVDPALRSWTWRAGRGPAAVSMDHHVVPAPGGGSRAMLRVPAPAAAVLQPYRLPAGAALRGLVREPGGEGAPEAVESFDFAFAPNYVGPARAFGVTPATTTVEVGPAWLFIRYGPWRLVTPRTNLASAELTGGFAWHRTAGPPHLSLSDRGVSFTTNGDRALCLTFHEPVPAIDPTGTITHPGATIAVADPRRLASALGFSLDE